The following proteins are co-located in the Abditibacteriaceae bacterium genome:
- a CDS encoding ABC transporter permease, translating into MSSNHPHDIPTLPPLSPLTYYRRNFARTLPVGGAIAISVFLIAAIVTLLNSVDASISTHYGFLRRVSVLTTQQEQDVPAPAVARVKKVPEVSRVVSSLAYVLSLKTVFGELPVPVYGVAQTDFDPVLKATGNRITQGRLPKPNAAEVVLSRMWANNFSAGVGQFIKQRDDELRLRPIPMKLVGIVEGGENIALCDRTFFELELPTPVQRFSYLLLPQNQAELPRLNTAVAAILKQPAQMKLTKDDLLYTRLYTFAGLVGRLRESLGFLYQFLAAADILVIGAVALMGAFLANIYFEQRLGEFGLLAAFGFRREVLAKRVVAETGILVVAGWVIGICLTWIIFRVFDVSYMKPRGLILSPLDVLALQYTLPTPIIVGIASLATVLLRLYKLDPIEIMERR; encoded by the coding sequence ATGAGTTCTAATCATCCGCACGATATTCCCACGCTGCCGCCGCTTTCGCCGCTGACTTACTACCGACGCAACTTCGCACGCACCTTGCCCGTTGGAGGCGCCATCGCGATTTCGGTATTCCTCATCGCGGCTATTGTCACGCTTCTCAATTCGGTCGATGCTTCGATTTCGACGCACTACGGCTTTCTGCGCCGCGTTTCGGTGCTCACCACGCAGCAGGAGCAAGACGTTCCCGCGCCCGCCGTTGCGCGCGTGAAAAAAGTGCCCGAGGTGAGCCGCGTCGTTTCGTCTCTCGCCTATGTTTTAAGCCTCAAAACCGTGTTTGGCGAATTGCCGGTTCCGGTTTATGGCGTCGCACAAACCGATTTCGATCCGGTTCTCAAAGCGACCGGCAACCGCATCACGCAAGGGCGTTTGCCAAAACCCAATGCCGCTGAAGTCGTGCTGTCGCGGATGTGGGCCAATAACTTCAGCGCTGGTGTCGGGCAGTTCATCAAACAGCGCGACGACGAATTGCGGTTGCGTCCGATTCCGATGAAATTGGTGGGCATCGTCGAAGGCGGCGAAAACATCGCGCTTTGCGACCGCACGTTTTTTGAATTGGAATTGCCGACGCCGGTGCAGCGCTTTTCCTATTTGCTCTTGCCACAAAACCAGGCCGAACTGCCGCGCCTCAACACCGCTGTTGCAGCCATTCTCAAACAGCCCGCGCAAATGAAGTTGACCAAAGACGATTTGCTTTATACGCGGCTTTACACCTTTGCCGGTTTGGTGGGCCGATTGCGCGAAAGTCTGGGCTTTCTTTATCAGTTCCTCGCCGCCGCCGATATTCTGGTGATCGGTGCGGTGGCGCTAATGGGTGCGTTTCTGGCGAACATTTATTTCGAGCAACGGCTAGGCGAATTCGGTTTACTGGCCGCGTTCGGCTTTCGGCGCGAAGTTCTGGCGAAGCGCGTGGTCGCGGAAACGGGAATTTTGGTGGTTGCGGGCTGGGTTATCGGCATCTGCCTGACGTGGATTATCTTTCGCGTTTTCGATGTGTCGTATATGAAGCCGCGCGGCCTGATTCTTTCGCCGCTTGATGTTCTCGCTTTGCAGTACACGCTGCCGACGCCGATTATTGTTGGCATCGCCAGCCTCGCGACTGTCCTGCTGCGCCTTTACAAACTCGACCCGATTGAAATTATGGAGCGCCGCTAA
- a CDS encoding HD domain-containing phosphohydrolase, whose product MSQDLIRYLENNSLTLLDEAVGDVRANGGPSLNAVTDDDLRVAVYTAMLKIIDALRAKSSVSDEGGTPDVRSMYVDQTRQLMEIIDGQSAYTTGHTTAVARHAVQIASRLNLSDAEIGDIESAAWIHNIGLINQSQKLSALPRQLSSDEIKQARNHTVVGAEMIRPIEFLAHLVPVVRYHHSRWDGAGAPGEPRGEKLPLGARIIALADAYQAMLEPRAYRPALTRDQALLEIDKGAGTQFDPRLVPLAHELR is encoded by the coding sequence ATGAGCCAGGATTTGATCCGCTATCTTGAAAACAATTCGCTGACGCTTCTCGATGAAGCGGTTGGGGACGTGCGCGCCAATGGCGGCCCGTCGCTCAACGCCGTAACCGATGATGATTTGCGTGTCGCCGTTTACACCGCGATGCTCAAAATCATCGACGCGCTTCGTGCCAAAAGTTCAGTGTCCGATGAAGGTGGCACGCCCGACGTGCGCTCGATGTATGTTGACCAAACGCGGCAATTGATGGAAATCATCGACGGCCAGAGCGCTTATACCACTGGCCACACGACAGCAGTTGCGCGCCATGCGGTTCAAATCGCGTCGCGCCTCAATCTTTCCGACGCCGAAATTGGCGACATCGAAAGCGCCGCGTGGATTCACAACATCGGCCTGATTAACCAATCGCAAAAGCTGTCGGCTCTGCCGCGCCAGCTTTCCAGCGACGAAATCAAGCAGGCACGCAACCACACGGTTGTGGGTGCCGAAATGATTCGCCCGATTGAATTTCTCGCGCATCTTGTTCCGGTTGTGCGTTATCACCATTCGCGCTGGGACGGCGCGGGCGCACCCGGCGAACCGCGCGGCGAAAAACTGCCGCTCGGTGCGCGCATCATCGCTCTCGCCGACGCGTATCAAGCGATGCTCGAACCGCGCGCTTATCGTCCGGCCCTCACTCGCGACCAAGCGCTTCTGGAAATCGACAAGGGCGCCGGAACACAGTTCGATCCGCGTCTGGTGCCTCTCGCGCACGAACTGCGCTAA